A window of the Gossypium hirsutum isolate 1008001.06 chromosome A03, Gossypium_hirsutum_v2.1, whole genome shotgun sequence genome harbors these coding sequences:
- the LOC107887507 gene encoding uncharacterized protein, with amino-acid sequence MLVHSTVIEELRASNGIGFDKFSDLTKCVFDGDNDQLLTLFHIEEFQEVVSSMHLDKASGPDSMKSTFFQQFWSIFRDDIFIRCCTWLHNCVSPNSLNDTILVLIPKNDKPNCMVDLRLIALCNLIMNNVMVAFELIHHMKNKSNGKTRGRVRGWWLGPRAVVAHVAEEAAAESLQLGFLLLKIFSWAKARGDVHGLSVCRGGLSISHLFFKDDSFLFFRAKEVEALIIKDILKWYEEVSGQAINFHNFGIMFSSTVLTLLYLARCGFVESIERALFDCYKDREVWQLAGLQVPTSSCIELEVCLNVQDESKRECLLVLMWFIWFYRNFFTWQNKDVQSAHIVYPAVMFLQN; translated from the exons ATGTTGGTTCATTCCACTGTAATAGAGGAGCTGCGG GCATCTAATGGTATTGGTTTCGATAAATTTTCGGATTTAACAAAATGTGTGTTTGACGGTGATAATGATCAACTGCTGACTCTGTTTCACATTGAGGAGTTTCAAGAAGTAGTGTCCAGTATGCACCTGGATAAGGCGTCGGGTCCCGACAGTATGAAATCGACTTTCTTTCAGCAGTTCTGGTCGATTTTCAGAGATGATATTTTTATTCGATGTTGTACTTGGCTTCATAACTGCGTGTCTCCAAATTCTCTTAATGATACAATTTTGGTTTTGATTCCTAAAAATGATAAACCAAATTGTATGGTTGATTTACGTCTTATTGCTCTTTGCAAT CTGATCATGAATAATGTTATGGTGGCTTTTGAACTTATTCATCATATGAAGAACAAGAGCAATGGTAAGACGAGAG GTCGTGTCAGAGGCTGGTGGTTGGGGCCCCGAGCGGTGGTGGCACACGTGGCAGAGGAGGCAGCGGCTGAAAGTCTGCAGCTAGGTTTTTTGCTGCTGAAAATTTTTAGTTG GGCCAAAGCAAGGGGGGATGTCCATGGTCTTTCAGTTTGTCGAGGTGGTCTTAGTATATCTCATCTGTTCTTCAAAGATGATAGTTTTCTGTTTTTCCGAGCGAAGGAGGTGGAGGCTCTCATTATTAAGGATATTTTGAAGTGGTACGAGGAAGTTTCGGGGCAAGCCATTAATTTCCACAACTTTGGGATTATGTTCAGCTCCACCGTTTTAACCTTGCTCTACTTGGCAAG ATGTGGTTTCGTGGAGAGTATTGAGCGTGCGTTGTTTGACTGCTATAAAGATAGAGAAGTTTGGCAGTTGGCGGGTTTGCAAGTCCCCACTTCTTCTTGTATAGAGCTTGAAGTTTGTTTGAATGTGCAAGACGAGTCTAAGAGAGAGTGCTTGCTTGTTTTGATGTGGTTTATTTGGTTCTATAGGAACTTTTTTACATGGCAGAACAAGGATGTCCAGTCTGCTCACATTGTTTATCCAGCTGTTATGTTTCTACAGAATTAG